TTTGCTGACCTGAGGAGCGAGAAGCAGAAGAAGGAGGAAATCCTTAAGACCACATGCTTCATCTGCGGTGAGAACGTATTTTCCTCTTGATTTAGAGTAGGAACTGGTTCTTTGCCGAATTCTTGAGGAAGGGATAGGGTAGGAGTTTCATCCAGGTAGTGTTTTGGCTTGTCCATTTTAGGAATGAGGGGAACCCATTGGATTGTTGCTTTGAGGTCAGGGGCAAAAGCTTAAAAATCTCAGAACCAGAGAGTttgagctggaaaagactttagaggccatctagccaaccctttcattttatacatgaggaaactgaggcctagaagagtcaagcgacttgcccaattTCACACAGGTTAGTtctggatttgaatacagatcctcTAATTCCAAGTCAGGGCTCTTTCTTAtataaccactttttttttttaaacccttgccttctgtcttagaatcaatactgtgtattggttccaaggcaagggctaggcattgggggttaagtgacttgcccagaatcacacagctaggaaatatctgaggcctgatttcaacccagacctcctgtctctgagcctggctttctatcccctgagccacccaactgcccgcTGCAACCACTCTTCTGACTACTAGGACTGGCCTCACTCCTATGTTGTGCAACTTCTAGATTCTACCCATGATGTTCACTATCCGGATTCTTAGGCTATTATTTTTAGAAGGGGGCTGCATTCtctgctgggcctggagtcagaaagactcctctccctgaattcaaatccagtttcagacactgcgtggccctgggcaagtcacttcatcctgtttgccaaagtttcttcatctgtaaaatgcgccagagaaggaaatggccaaccactctaggaactttgccaagaaaactccaaatgggatcacaaagagtcaggcacagcTGAGACAATGGAATCACAACAACAAGAACAGATTGCTTTAATTTAGAGCAAAGCAGTTTAGTCTTTCAGCAGATTAAGACCTGGATATCTCAGGGAAGCCTGTCAGATGTATGTGTTTTATTGCCTCAGACCATTTTGATGGTTGCAGAATGATTTCTGGCCACCTGAGCAAGGTACAAGGCATTCTCTCTTCCCTGTCCACACTTTCCTGAAGTGCCCCATGGCAGCCTGGCTGTGTGATTGGGGgtgttatggggggggggggtctttcctcctttctccttcccttctctcacaCCTTTCCAATCTCAGGTCTGGAGAGAGACAAGTTTGACAACAAGACGGTGTCCTTCGAAGAACATATCAAGTACGAGCACAACATGTGgaactatttatattttattgtgctGGTGCGAGTAAAGAACAAAACGGACTACACTGGCCCAGAGAGCTATGTCGCACAGATGATTAAGGTGTGGAGGAGGGCACAAGAGAGAAgtgtggaggagggagagggagagggagagtgtgTGTTAGTTTTGAAGTGAGGGTATCAGAGGCCTTGAAAAGTGATGGATCTGCCCAGGCCTTTCTACTGTGTGAACATCTGTTTCTGAGCCAGATTGTCTCTATTTCTGGCCTAAGTCAAGGAGGGCTCTGGCCTATTCAGATCTCTTTGGAATTCCAGGGGGTTTTGCCACAGGGTCCCTAGTTGGCCTGTTGGTttgacttcattcattcattcattcattcaataaaaggaaatttttctGAACTGATAGGTTGGAAAGGAAGCCACCCCATCCCTTACAGAATGTTAGCAAGGGGGGATGAGGGAGGGGCCAGAGCCTCTGACTCCTGCAGATATTGTCTAAAGGGCCAGCAGGGAGCCAGAATAGCATCTGGAGAAATGGCTCTCATGGAGGAAAATGCTACCAACTGTTGACTCCTGGCTCTTGTTGCTGGAGCGAGTGAGCTCTGACTGTGGAATCAGGTTTCCAAAATAATCCTGTGTTAAACTACCCGCTATGAAAGAACACACAGGGTCCTGGGACTGAGCTGGGCCAGGAGATTTCTGGTCCCATAAGTCCGAttggttttcttctctaaaaCTATTTTGGAATGtctgtgagtgagtgagtgagtgagtgagtgagtgagtgtgtgtgtgtgtgtgtgtgtgtgtgtgtgagagagagagagagagagagagagagagagagagagtgtgttagAGAGTGTTAGAGAGTTCTCCTAGTTGTGTGTGGGGTATGTATTCCCCTCAGCAGTAGGGGTGTTAATGTGTGTGTTTCTCCCAGCAGAAGGGGGTGGGTCTGTCTATCCTGAAAGAGGGGATCTGGGGAGGTTGGGGAACAATTTTAGCCTAGGTGACCCCTGAACATATAAATGGACAAGCCAACCatttaaatgttaattaattttattatttttatcatatattattattttattatcgtttattattaaataaatgattaaagttaaagttaaaattttagCCCCCAGGAAGATATTAGACAGTTGGCAAGGTTAGGGGAAACAGGTTGAAAATTTCCATTTGTTGAAGGAGTGTGAGCCCTCCCTACCCTCTCCTCCTCTGATGGCAGATTTCTGCTTCATGATCTCCCAGGGGAAGGACATTGAAGATTTTGGTTGAAGAAGCCTTTTCTTCCAGCTTTTGTTGGGTTGTGATTGTATAATATACGTGAGAATAGAGGGAGGGCAAAGAAGGTCTTCAGAAATCATTTTGAAAGTAGGCTTTGCTGCAGTGCTTTGGCTCTTAATCATAAAACCAGCTACTCTAGGAAGGCCCCAGGCTGATAGCAACAATCACTTGGCCTTTTCAGCCTCCCCAGTGAAAGTTTATTTCCCCTCCCCAGCGTTTTTTAGGATCTCTTCCAATCTAGTCTCCCTATCTTACTGTCCCTGTTATTGCATGTTCTCTATTTTAGAACAAGAATCTGGACTGGTTCCCCCGAATGCGAGCCATGTCACTGGTCAGCAATGAAGGTGAAGGAGAGCAAAATGAGATAAGGAGCCTTCAGGACAAACTCAACTCCACCATGAAACTGGTGTCTCATCTCACCTCACAGCTCAATGAGCTGAAGGAACAAGTAAGAAGTTTCCCTTTTCACCATCTCCTGACATCAGGGAGCCTTTGACCAGGCCCTGTTGGGTCTCTAGGCCATGGGTGACTTCATCAGTGCTCAAATCTATGCCACTTCATTCCCATTCCATGCATATAATTCTTTGTCCATCTTCCTAGACACTGAATGGAAGGAGCCTCCCTATTTGTAGAGCCTTCCCCTTGTATATTACTTCTAAATTATCCCATAGTGAGTATTTGCAGCTTGACAGTAGGGATTGTAATTGTCTGCCTTTGTATATTGTGGCGAAAATTTATTAGCAGAGGCGCCAAAAAGTGAAAccaagtctccaagccaaaaagataTAGGTTTATTGAGACCAGTTAGCAACTGAAGACCCGGAGCCTTGTGAGTGGCTTCCTTATATACCCCAAAACTAATActaaagatataataaaattttcagaTATGATTATAGTTTCCCAAGAATTTAGTAAAATCAGACAACATGGGTTGCATGTGCTTGCACCACAATTTTACATAATAGAGCAAAGGGAGGAGAAGTAACAGAAAACTTTAAGCCTGCTGTGTGATTCTTCTTAGAAatgattctttttaaagaaatatttaatacttataaTTGAATACGTACTCAGTTCCTATAGGACTGAACTAAAAAATGCTTTTATGATTAAGATGCAGATACTTCAGATAGAATCATACCTTATTTTTAGACAAGTTTAAGGTCTATGATCAcaaactaaattaggaaaaactgctGATACTGATGTAATCGTGAGTGGAAGGTAGAGGATTTCACATTCAGTGTCCTTAGCACTTAAAGAAGTGTCTggcatttatattttttgttatattggtgGACCAATATGGTAAATACAGATTTTCCTCTGCCATAAGACCTTACTTCAAAAGGTTCAGTCTTTATTTGGCAAGGTCTGGTCCTTGGCAAAACTGTAATATATTGTTGCCCTTATGATACCTTGTGGGGCAGGTTGGCAGGTAGGGATTAACCTGGTAAGAACTATTtgcattttcaaagaggactctTAGTAATAGTGGGCTGCTCCCTCCAAAGCAAGGCCACTGTGTTCCTCTCTGGGAGGAATCAAATCAAAGACCTCAAAGGCTGCCTTATCTAGATAGGGTGGGGACACTTAGCTGATGACCTCTTTTCAAAGGCCCAGGATCCTTTAGGTACTGGGCACAAACTGCATAAAATCAGTGGCTTGTGACCGGAAGGCCAATGAAGATGGCGACCCTCCCTGGTAGAGGTGGGGTGTAGAAACCTCCAGACAGCAAAGGGCTGGTTCTTTTAGTAGAGGCTCAGGGGAGCATCCTGATGGAAACTATCTTATCTAATTCCAGATGACAGAGCAAAGGAAACGCAGGCAGCGTATGGGTTTTGTGGATGTCCAGAACTGCATGAGTCGCTGAGACTGATCTCCTCCAGAAAGAACTGAAGAGGGAATGTTGGTTATTAGACAATTGTTACTGCAAAGAAACACCCtggctcttctctctctctgtgtgtgtgcttCCTACTGGTGGGATGGCCCTAGCTGAGTCAACTACTTACACCAAAATTCAAACTCAGCATTGGCTCCCTCAGTGTCAGGGATCCCAGATGGCAGAAGCTTTGATCAGCATCAGGGGGAGGGAGACTCCAGTGGACAATCCAGTGGACAATTCTGGAAGTGAAGATGTGGAAATCCACCAGGAGTCGGTTTACCTTACTGCCTTAGAGGAAGATAAAGCACTTGGGAGCTTTATCCCTTAATACAGTaacttaaaaattcattttcattcctcAACGTGGGTGATTAGGAGTGGGTCATTCTCTTTATCTCCAGGCACTACATTTTGGTAGCTACATGCCTCAGGGGGAGGTAGCATGAATACTGTTACTAGTAATTTTAGGGCTTCATTATTTAACTTATTCCAAGTACGCCATTCTGACTCAGACCTGCCCACTCGGCTGTCTCACCCACTGTGCCTCAAATGTACTGTACACCTCATCATTTTCCTCCAGGATGCTTCCTTCTAAACCTGGGGCAGTCACAGGCAGACAGCCTGGTAGACATTTGGCTAAAAAACTTCCCTCTTCCTACCCCACCTAATATTCATAATGTAGGTTGATGATCTCTGGATGAGGAATTATCTAGTCCTCCCTTTTGGAAGAGATTTTCACCTGGTCTGCAGTAGAAATGACATATCTCTGAGGTTTTCTGGGAAGGGCTGGTTTGTACTGAGTGGCATCCCCCTGCTCCCCACCTCCAATCCCCCTGGTGTGATGTTTTACAGAATTCTTGAAAACTAATTTGTTAATTGCCTTAAATAAATTAACAGAAATcaaaacttgattttaaaaattaggattctTATATTTGTTAAAGGTTAGTTGGATTACAATGAAAGAGGGAAAGGCAAAATTCAGACATTTTCCTAACTGGTCTAGGGACCATTAAGGAGATCCTCTTAAAACCAGTGCAGCTGCTTTGCTGAAGATCTCTTGGtggagtcagctaggtggctcagtggattgagaggccaggcctagagagaggaggtgttgggttcaaatctggcctcagacacttcctaggtgtatgaccctgggcaagtcacttaacacccattgcccaTCCCATACCACTCCttggccttggaaccattacttagtattgattccaagatggaagggtaagtttttttttttggttgttttttgttttttttaatctcttggtCATTTCCAATTACTATGCAGATTTAGAAtgggaaggaactttagagataatctaatttGGACACCTcatttttatagagaagaaactaaagcccataGAGGTTATGACTTCCCTAAGAAGCAATGTTAATAACCACAAAGCTGGGTTTCAAATCTACCTCCTGATTTTGAAGTTTATTCCTCTTTCCTTATACCACATTCCTATTTATATAAAGCTATGCAATATGCTTCCTGACCCCATTCTGTTCTTGAACAGAAGGCAAGAGAAAAGAACTTGGGGAAAACAAACACGCACAcacaaaatatacatacattatatatatatacacacacatacatacagatataaGTACAAACACATACAATATTGGGTTAGGACTGTGTATTAACAACGGCTGCACAGGACATGAAAGGGTCTTTCAATATGGCCACGTCCCACTCTAGTCTCCATGGCCTTCTGTAGGGCCCACACATAATTATGAAACACGTAGCAGTTGGTGCTACTGATCTGACTGAAGCTGTGGTCAAGTTTTACTTTTTCATCTGTCAGGTTGGTTGTGCTGAGGAACAAAGCTTTGGACTTTACTTGGGGTAAACCATTCCCAAAGTTCATGAGAATCTGGCCCAAGTTCTGCTGCAACAGTTCCAGCATCATTCTGGCGTATGTCGCCATCCTCTGGATAGCGTGCCGTTGCCTCTTCCAATATCAGCCTATCTTCAGCTTCCTCACGTTAGCTATCACAACAAAACAAAGTGTGGAAATCTTGCCAGAGACAGAAAACCAAACATTTATGGAGTGGGGGCTCCTAGGGCAGGACAGGAAATACACTTTTCCAAGTCTTCCTTATCCTCACCGACATGCCCGGAAAAAGATCAGCTTACTTGAGATTGGAGTTTCCTTCTGAGATGTTTTTTTGATACAAAGAGGAGACTGACAACATTGAAACATGGCTTCTccatccccttccctcctttccctttcagatTTCAGCCAGGAGTATTGGGCTCCCTGTAGAGCAGTCCAGAAAGAGGACACAAACCCAGTGGGAAGGAGGGACAGTTTTATTCTTGGCAATATACAAAGGCTTTGCACTTATGTACATAGGGAGGACAAAGACAGGGGCTACTCCTTAGCTTTATCATCCAGACTCTTAGTGGCTAACTTCTCCTGAAGTTTTTTCCATAAGCccttattcatttctttaaattcttccaAGGTATctgcaaaagggaaaaaaagaaggtagaaaaggTCCCAAAAGGAGAAATTGCATTAAATAAGCTATCACTATAAATATACTTGCAAGCCTTTCCAGAGTAAGTCTCAGATTATTTACACCAGAAATGTGTTCCTGAAAAGCTACATTTAAAATGAAGTGTTAGATAATTCAAAtcgctggggaaaaaaaaaaggtccttcCAACTTTAGAACACTATGATTATAACATCTGTTTTGTACattcaaattttcatttattagGTTTGTTCAAAAGGAGGTACAATTATGCAACGAAATAGGCCACTAACAGGCCATAGCTACGTTTAAGAAATGTGTTTTATCTGTCCACTAGATGGACTGTAAGGCTTCTCTTCATTCTGAATAGACTCAGGGGAGGGTGTGGGGTGCGGAATTCACAAAAATGGCGACAATGTGAAGCTTGGTATGAAcacaatttttcaaaaaattctcTGATCTTAAAATCCTAGTGAGACCTAGTGGCAGTGTAGGCAGATGGTGGGTAATCTTCTCCCACATGGTCTTACCCTTCATTCTTTTCCTGCTTTCCCATCACTTGAAAAAACTGCCAAGAGTGTTAACAAAGAGTGGGCACAAGGGTGAGCCTTTAGAGctcatttcctttctaattttaagtTCAAACTTGGCTCAAACTCTCCACGGTCTGCACAATGACATCTATGCAACAATGTTGATAACCACATGTGCCCAGAGGTATTTGGATATAAATTTACAGACtctaaaaaaagatatttctaatAAAGCAATACCGGCTGGCTAACAGGACCCAGGGCATTGTTCTCAGGAGGGGAGCTGgtgggaaaaacaaaatgaacataAGGACCAACATGGTTTGGCGCTGTATGCTTCCAGGCCAGGGCAGGCCCATGAATTTACTTGGtggagggttaaaaaaatgccCAATTCCTCATCCTCCAGAGCTCAGAGGCTGACAATACATAAAGTATTATCTCCAATGCACTATCTGGCACCTGCGAGCCTTGATTTCTAGAAACTGTTGGCTTATTTTTGAATACAATGTCCCcagcaataaaaatagtaattttcCAGAATCCCTTTACCTGATCCCTTAGGGCCTATGGtgacaaaagaaagaatgagagtaTGAGTTTGTTTACTGGGAGTATCTTCTAACTGCCTTTAGTACACAACTAATCAAGTATCTCCATCCCTAAGCTCCTGTCCCCTGGGTCAAATAACTTTAGGAGAATATCTGCAACTACTTTTATTTAATGGTTttaggttttggggtttttttcccttaaccctcattgtttATAAAACCCCCTTAggatagcaaaaataaaattattttctttctacccCAATTTCAATGACTTCCATTTGGCAAACATATATTCCCCTGTCCCTGATGCCAGGCTTCTAATTTAATGGGACTAAAgatggattttctttttaaaaataatgtctttaggggcagctgggaagctcagtggagtgagagtcaggcctagagacaggaagtcctaggttcaaacccggcctcagccacttcccagctgtgtgaccctgggcaagtcacttgacccccattgcccacccttaccaatcttccacctatgagacaatacaccgaagtacaagggtttaaaaaaacaaaacaaaacaaaacaaaaaaaaataatgtctttGATCTTATCCATGCTCTAGAGTCAAAAGTGTTAGTTCAGAGCTCCTTAACAGTAGAAATTTCCTCTGGACTATTCCACAGGACTTTATATCAAAGTGAAGCCATCTTATTAGGTGAGCCCTACCTAGCCACACAAACTCAAAAGAGTCATTTCCAAACTGACCAGAAAGGGTATTTTTAGTTTCAATACCTGTAGCCAGTACAATCCTGCATTCTTCCACTGTCAGTCCACTGAAGCATGTATCTTTTGGGCGAGGATACTTCCCCAAAACAAAGGAGAGAAGAGTTAGTTACCCAGTATTGCCACATATACTCTGCACTTGAGAATTCTTGCCCTTTAACCATATTTTAATACAGCTGCTGAGAAGCTCAAGTAATTTCCACCCATGGAAGAACAGTGACAGTCACATTAAAGTCAAAGGCTCTCCTCCTTTAATGAAATGCTCACATTGATTGGCCTTGCTTGATTTAGAAAGGGGAGCCTTTTCTCACATAATGTGAGAATTTCGTTTCACATCTTCGTGaagtaaaatgagcaaattaCTCAAGTACCAATTTGGAATTAAATTCCAAAATTCCCTCACTATTTGGGAAATTGTTAATAACATGGATGGGGAGGTTGAGCTtagcaaatttctttttttcttatgtagTGAGAGAAAAGTTCCcatgatattaaaaaacaaataattaaaagagtTAAACACTTTTTCAAATACCCTCAAGTTTTGGAATCATTCTTATCAAAAGTGTAATAATATATCTgacaatattttgttattttcatttgaattagtggatttagtttctttcttttttaaaacccttaccttccatcttagaatcaagactgtatgggttccaaggcagaagagccataagggataggcaatggggtttaaagtgatttgcacagggtgaGTATATTTGGTTTCAACAAAACCGATTTATCTCTAAAAATCTTCCACAATTAATACTAGTTTCTACTTCACACTCCTACTCTCCCTGAAATTTGAGGATGCCAACTCATGGACTACTCACTTTGAGTTTGTAATAGTTTGAATGAAGTCGTGCTAAGCTCTCGTACATTTGGTCACAGGTCTCAGGCTCTgcaatctgaaaaataaaatacccaaGGAGATGAGCGTATGAGCTCCATGTTCCATTCTGGATTTcacatacaaagtaaataagGTATTTACTAATAGACAATCTTGTTGCCAGTGCACAAACAGGAAGAgcacatattttcttttctttttttaaagtttttattttgaatattttcccatagtttcatatttcatgttctttacctctcccccaaaccccccttagccgatgcacaattccactgggctttacatgtatcattgatcaagacctaattccatattattgatagttggactagagttatggtttagtgtctacatccccaataatatccccatcagcccatgagttcaagcagttgtttttcctctgtttctcttcccacagttcttcctctgagtgtggctagttttctttctcataattccctcagaactgtcctggatccttgcatttctgctagtagagaagtctgttatgttcgattgtaccacagtgtatcagtctctgtgtataatgttctcctggttctgaagAGCACATATTTTAGCCTATAGTTCCTTGTTAGGAACAGTCTCTTCAGGGATGTTTCCACCTCTTTAGCCCCCACTGTCCCCATCTTATTTTGAAATTCAATCAAGTGATCAACTAAAAAATATTCAGTGAAAATCTAGATATTATGTGGTGCTTGCCATCAAATAAGTTATAATCtagaagaagaaacaaacaaaatatatatacatacatacatacactggTAAAGATAACAGGATATGAAGGAAGTATCCATTAATTAATATGGATAATAAGTATTAtaagagttcagaggaaggaaggatcaTAGTGGCCTGAGATGGTCACAGAAGGTTAAGAATAGAAGGTAACTCAGATTGCTTAACATAATCCCTTTGATTTACAGATAATGGAACTCTGGGCCCTATGACTTCTTTAATTTACCCAGCTAGTAACTGGGTAAATCCAAAACATGAATCTAGGTCTTGAGATTCcaaatcttattttctttccataGTAGTGGGCTTCTATTAACTGGGGTAGAGCaaagtaagcaaaaccaagaCTAAATACATAATTATACACATTACCACAATAATGCAAAGGAAAGCAAGAATAAAAGACAGAATTCAGATCAATACAGTGAACAATCTGGACTCCAGAGGACTGATAATGATGAGTACTTCCCTCCCTGCAGAAGAGGTAGTGGATTACAAATACAGAATAAGGCATATTCACTAAAGGTAATCTATGTGTCTGTTTTGTGTAACTGTATTTCTGTATTACAAGAAAAGGATCTGGCAGAGGAGGGGTTGGGAAAACACTGAGAAATCACagcaccatttaaaaaaaagacaataaaaaaattcTACTCCAATGCCTCACTAGGGCATAGAAGTGACTTTGGGTTGTTAAAGGCTATGCCAGTTGAGGCTGAGTTCTAGGAGGTTCTACTCCCTATTACAAAGTTTAATCACCACTTAATGAATTTTTTCCATTCAAAGCAATCCAAGATTCTCCATATCATCAATGACAGGACAACCACTGTATTTGGCACTCAACACCTACCTCAGTACCTGATATCCCATGTGAAGAAGTGGAACTAACACTTAAaaaactgaagtcaggaagcatttggaaCCAAGTACATTAAGAAGAAAGCCATGCTAGAGGCAATGCGATTTTGAAAACACTGAGGGACTGATTTTCAAGATgttgaaaagaaggaaagataccAAATTAATGAGGAAAAAAGTAATAGGTATCATTATTATGGGCAAACAAGATATCAAGCTACtgatt
The window above is part of the Gracilinanus agilis isolate LMUSP501 chromosome 4, AgileGrace, whole genome shotgun sequence genome. Proteins encoded here:
- the LOC123245265 gene encoding ubiquinol-cytochrome-c reductase complex assembly factor 2, which produces MSASRYRRFLKLCEEWPLDETKRGRDLGAYLRQRVAQVFREGENTQIAEPETCDQMYESLARLHSNYYKLKYPRPKDTCFSGLTVEECRIVLATDTLEEFKEMNKGLWKKLQEKLATKSLDDKAKE